CCACCTGGTGCCCCCCCTGTCGGAAGGAGATGCCGGCCATGGAAAAGCTTCACAAAAAATTACAGGGCCAGGAATTTATCATGGTGTCTGTGAGCCTTAAAGAGTCTGCCAGGAAAGTCGGTGAATTTTTCAAAAAACGAAATTTGACCTTTGCGGCGCTGCTTGATCCGAAGGGTCACGCCTCCAAAAAATTCGGGATCGCTCAAATTCCAACGACATTCGTCTTGAATAAAAACGGCGATATCATCGGTAAAGCACTAGGTCCCCGTCGCTGGGAAAGCAAAGCGGCTGTAGATTTTTTCAAACAACTCTCCCGCATGAATTAACCCTCGACCATAACGGGTATCTGTCAATCACGATCCGGCTGTGTCCGGTGATTCACCAAGAATTGCTCCCTTTTTCCCAATGGTGAAGCGCATGTTGACATCTTCAATGTAGACACCCGTTTATGAGTATCGAGAATTTTTTTTGTCGCAAATAGGTATAGACACTCGAATAGAGATCTGCTATGGATAGCGTGGGTTAATCCATAGGGAGGTGCCAGGCTATGCCGAGAGGACAGAGGAAGGTGGTTTTTCAATCCGGTCGTGAGATTACCGGACAAGAGCTTGATGACATTCAGGAAACGGTTGGTCTTTTTCCGAGTTTGAGTCGTACCGAACTGGCAGCGACAATCAGTGAGCATCTGGGATGGGTGACGCTGACTGGTGGCAGCAAGATCAACGCTTGCATGAAACTGCTGGAGAAACTGGAGAGTAAGGGTTTGATACAGTTGCCGGCAATACAGGAGCAGTATCGCCAGGATCATACCCAAAGACCGATTGTT
The sequence above is drawn from the Candidatus Latescibacterota bacterium genome and encodes:
- a CDS encoding TlpA family protein disulfide reductase, producing the protein TWCPPCRKEMPAMEKLHKKLQGQEFIMVSVSLKESARKVGEFFKKRNLTFAALLDPKGHASKKFGIAQIPTTFVLNKNGDIIGKALGPRRWESKAAVDFFKQLSRMN